A genomic stretch from Bos javanicus breed banteng chromosome 29, ARS-OSU_banteng_1.0, whole genome shotgun sequence includes:
- the NDUFV1 gene encoding NADH dehydrogenase [ubiquinone] flavoprotein 1, mitochondrial isoform X1: MPASRQEKGGPQAHGTTSPSSLSARQGTSGLSALPRGGRAKGGAGAARGSWGAPCQGACDVLPVRRLASRSCRVLSLRAVKTAPKKTSFGSLKDEDRIFTNLYGRHDWRLKGAQSRGDWYKTKEILLKGPDWILGEVKTSGLRGRGGAGFPTGLKWSFMNKPSDGRPKYLVVNADEGEPGTCKDREIIRHDPHKLVEGCLVGGRAMGARAAYIYIRGEFYNEASNLQVAIREAYEAGLIGKNACGSGYDFDVFVVRGAGAYICGEETALIESIEGKQGKPRLKPPFPADVGVFGCPTTVANVETVAVSPTICRRGGAWFASFGRERNSGTKLFNISGHVNNPCTVEEEMSVPLKELIEKHAGGVTGGWDNLLAVIPGGSSTPLIPKSVCETVLMDFDALIQAQTGLGTAAVIVMDRSTDIVKAIARLIEFYKHESCGQCTPCREGVDWMNKVMARFVRGDARPAEIDSLWEISKQIEGHTICALGDGAAWPVQGLIRHFRPELEERMQQFAQQHQARQAAF; this comes from the exons ATGCCAGCCTCGCGACAGGAGAAAGGCGGTCCGCAGGCCCACGGGACTACATCTCCCAGCAGCCTCAGCGCCAGACAGGGCACTTCCGGCCTCTCCGCGCTCCCTCGAGGAGGCAGGGCCAAGGGCGGGGCGGGAGCGGCGCGGGGAAGTTGGGGCGCGCCCTGTCAGGGCGCGTGTGACGTTCTTCCTGTGCGCCGCCTAGCGTCTCGGTCGTGCCGGGTCCTGAGCCTCAGAGCTGTGAAG ACAGCGCCCAAGAAAACCTCATTTGGCTCGCTGAAGGACGAAGACCGGATCTTCACCAACCTGTATGGCCGCCATGACTGGAG GCTTAAAGGTGCCCAGAGTCGAGGTGACTGGTACAAGACGAAGGAGATTCTGCTGAAGGGGCCTGACTGGATCCTGGGTGAGGTCAAGACGTCGGGCTTGCGGGGCCGTGGAGGTGCTGGCTTCCCCACTGGCCTTAAATGGAGCTTCATGAATAAGCCCTCAGATGGCAG GCCCAAGTATCTGGTGGTGAACGCGGATGAGGGGGAGCCAGGCACGTGCAAGGACCGAGAGATCATCCGCCACGACCCCCACAAGCTGGTGGAAGGCTGCCTAGTAGGGGGCCGGGCCATGGGTGCTCGTGCCGCCTACATCTACATCCGCGGGGAGTTCTACAACGAGGCCTCCAATCTGCag GTAGCCATCCGAGAGGCCTACGAGGCTGGTCTGATTGGCAAGAATGCCTGCGGCTCCGGCTACGATTTCGACGTGTTTGTGGTGCGTGGGGCCGGGGCCTACATCTGCGGGGAGGAGACGGCGCTCATCGAGTCCATCGAGGGCAAACAGGGCAAGCCCCGCCTGAAGCCGCCTTTCCCTGCAGACGTGG GAGTGTTTGGCTGCCCTACAACTGTGGCCAATGTGGAGACTGTGGCCGTGTCCCCTACCATCTGCCGCCGTGGGGGTGCCTGGTTTGCCAGCTTCGGCCGAGAGCGCAACTCAGGCACCAAACTGTTCAACATCTCTGGCCACGTCAACAACCCCTGCACCGTGGAGGAGGAGATGTCTGTGCCGCTGAAGGAGCTGATTGAAAAGCACGCTG GGGGTGTCACGGGTGGCTGGGACAACCTCCTTGCTGTGATCCCTGGCGGCTCGTCCACCCCGCTGATCCCCAAGTCCGTGTGTGAGACGGTGCTGATGGACTTCGATGCGCTGATCCAGGCGCAGACGGGGCTGGGCACGGCTGCCGTGATCGTCATGGACCGCTCG ACGGACATTGTGAAAGCCATCGCCCGCCTCATCGAGTTCTACAAGCATGAGAGCTGTGGCCAGTGTACCCCGTGCCGCGAGG GTGTGGACTGGATGAACAAGGTGATGGCCCGCTTTGTGAGGGGAGATGCCCGGCCGGCAGAGATCGACTCTCTGTGGGAGATCAGCAAGCAGATCGAGGGCCACACCATCTGCGCCCTGGGCGATGGGGCTGCGTGGCCCGTGCAG ggcctgatCCGACACTTCCGGCCGGAGCTCGAGGAGCGGATGCAGCAGTTTGCCCAGCAGCACCAGGCCAGGCAAGCAGCTTTCTGA
- the NDUFV1 gene encoding NADH dehydrogenase [ubiquinone] flavoprotein 1, mitochondrial isoform X2 has protein sequence MLAARRLLGGSLPARVSVRFSGDTTAPKKTSFGSLKDEDRIFTNLYGRHDWRLKGAQSRGDWYKTKEILLKGPDWILGEVKTSGLRGRGGAGFPTGLKWSFMNKPSDGRPKYLVVNADEGEPGTCKDREIIRHDPHKLVEGCLVGGRAMGARAAYIYIRGEFYNEASNLQVAIREAYEAGLIGKNACGSGYDFDVFVVRGAGAYICGEETALIESIEGKQGKPRLKPPFPADVGVFGCPTTVANVETVAVSPTICRRGGAWFASFGRERNSGTKLFNISGHVNNPCTVEEEMSVPLKELIEKHAGGVTGGWDNLLAVIPGGSSTPLIPKSVCETVLMDFDALIQAQTGLGTAAVIVMDRSTDIVKAIARLIEFYKHESCGQCTPCREGVDWMNKVMARFVRGDARPAEIDSLWEISKQIEGHTICALGDGAAWPVQGLIRHFRPELEERMQQFAQQHQARQAAF, from the exons aTGCTGGCGGCACGGCGGCTGCTCGGCGGGTCGCTCCCCGCGCGGGTGTCTGTGCGATTCAGCGGCGACACG ACAGCGCCCAAGAAAACCTCATTTGGCTCGCTGAAGGACGAAGACCGGATCTTCACCAACCTGTATGGCCGCCATGACTGGAG GCTTAAAGGTGCCCAGAGTCGAGGTGACTGGTACAAGACGAAGGAGATTCTGCTGAAGGGGCCTGACTGGATCCTGGGTGAGGTCAAGACGTCGGGCTTGCGGGGCCGTGGAGGTGCTGGCTTCCCCACTGGCCTTAAATGGAGCTTCATGAATAAGCCCTCAGATGGCAG GCCCAAGTATCTGGTGGTGAACGCGGATGAGGGGGAGCCAGGCACGTGCAAGGACCGAGAGATCATCCGCCACGACCCCCACAAGCTGGTGGAAGGCTGCCTAGTAGGGGGCCGGGCCATGGGTGCTCGTGCCGCCTACATCTACATCCGCGGGGAGTTCTACAACGAGGCCTCCAATCTGCag GTAGCCATCCGAGAGGCCTACGAGGCTGGTCTGATTGGCAAGAATGCCTGCGGCTCCGGCTACGATTTCGACGTGTTTGTGGTGCGTGGGGCCGGGGCCTACATCTGCGGGGAGGAGACGGCGCTCATCGAGTCCATCGAGGGCAAACAGGGCAAGCCCCGCCTGAAGCCGCCTTTCCCTGCAGACGTGG GAGTGTTTGGCTGCCCTACAACTGTGGCCAATGTGGAGACTGTGGCCGTGTCCCCTACCATCTGCCGCCGTGGGGGTGCCTGGTTTGCCAGCTTCGGCCGAGAGCGCAACTCAGGCACCAAACTGTTCAACATCTCTGGCCACGTCAACAACCCCTGCACCGTGGAGGAGGAGATGTCTGTGCCGCTGAAGGAGCTGATTGAAAAGCACGCTG GGGGTGTCACGGGTGGCTGGGACAACCTCCTTGCTGTGATCCCTGGCGGCTCGTCCACCCCGCTGATCCCCAAGTCCGTGTGTGAGACGGTGCTGATGGACTTCGATGCGCTGATCCAGGCGCAGACGGGGCTGGGCACGGCTGCCGTGATCGTCATGGACCGCTCG ACGGACATTGTGAAAGCCATCGCCCGCCTCATCGAGTTCTACAAGCATGAGAGCTGTGGCCAGTGTACCCCGTGCCGCGAGG GTGTGGACTGGATGAACAAGGTGATGGCCCGCTTTGTGAGGGGAGATGCCCGGCCGGCAGAGATCGACTCTCTGTGGGAGATCAGCAAGCAGATCGAGGGCCACACCATCTGCGCCCTGGGCGATGGGGCTGCGTGGCCCGTGCAG ggcctgatCCGACACTTCCGGCCGGAGCTCGAGGAGCGGATGCAGCAGTTTGCCCAGCAGCACCAGGCCAGGCAAGCAGCTTTCTGA